From the Myxococcales bacterium genome, one window contains:
- a CDS encoding metallo-mystery pair system four-Cys motif protein, protein MSTRSFLVTSARACALTSSLLVVAACGDDHDHVHDTTDAAVAVDAVTVDAATTQAVSLQFAARVGGTAFVCGQSYPGVGTTAASYVGADFRFFVSSVALVPVGGGAPVPVTLTVNDNQSAEGVALLDFEDATSACQTGTAATYTTLTGTVPVGSYDGVTFDLGIPDAQNHLDPTGELAPYNASGMLWAWQSGHKFVKIDGVVGGAGFNLHVGSTGCPGTNPQEPPTGPCVNPNRAAITLTGVGPTSTIVADIAPVLAGVDVAVNTAMTAPGCMSFPGDPECETIFPKLALPYGAMPAAAQALFQVE, encoded by the coding sequence ATGTCTACGCGCTCGTTCCTCGTCACCTCTGCCCGCGCCTGCGCGCTCACCTCGTCCCTGCTCGTCGTGGCCGCCTGCGGCGACGACCACGACCACGTCCACGACACGACCGACGCCGCCGTCGCGGTCGACGCCGTCACCGTCGACGCCGCCACCACCCAGGCGGTGTCGCTCCAGTTCGCCGCCCGCGTCGGCGGGACCGCGTTCGTGTGCGGCCAGTCGTACCCAGGCGTCGGCACCACCGCCGCCTCCTACGTGGGCGCCGACTTCCGCTTCTTCGTGTCCAGCGTCGCGCTCGTGCCGGTCGGCGGCGGCGCGCCGGTCCCGGTGACGCTCACCGTCAACGACAACCAGTCGGCGGAGGGCGTGGCCTTGCTCGACTTCGAGGACGCCACCTCCGCGTGCCAGACCGGCACGGCCGCGACCTACACCACGCTGACCGGCACCGTGCCCGTGGGCAGCTACGACGGCGTCACGTTCGACCTCGGCATCCCGGACGCGCAGAACCACCTCGACCCGACCGGCGAGCTCGCGCCCTACAACGCCTCGGGGATGCTGTGGGCGTGGCAGTCGGGCCACAAGTTCGTCAAGATCGACGGCGTCGTCGGCGGCGCCGGGTTCAACCTGCACGTCGGCTCGACCGGCTGCCCTGGGACCAACCCGCAGGAGCCGCCGACCGGCCCGTGCGTGAACCCCAACCGCGCCGCGATCACGCTCACCGGCGTCGGGCCGACCAGCACGATCGTCGCCGACATCGCGCCGGTGCTGGCCGGCGTCGACGTCGCGGTCAACACCGCGATGACCGCGCCCGGGTGCATGTCGTTCCCGGGCGATCCCGAGTGCGAGACCATCTTCCCCAAGCTCGCGCTGCCGTACGGCGCGATGCCGGCCGCCGCCCAGGCGCTGTTCCAGGTGGAGTGA
- a CDS encoding di-heme enzyme produces MRTLALIAAALALGPVGCGDAGSSTPDGGDGASPVDAALDAAPPMWPFALPAGFPVPRVPPDQTLTPALAELGRYLFFDVRLSGNGTQACGSCHLQARAFSDGKVTASGSTGDPLRRNSMTLTNVAYNPSYTWASPVTRTLEAQAPIPLYGKHPVELGVVGHELEILARLAADADYPARFGAAFPGEAEPISWPNVIRALAGFQRRLISGDAPVDRFRRGQGDALSASAQRGQALFFSEVLECHHCHGGFNFTIAVDHAAVPVQESHFFNTGLYAAYPVTDQGLWEFTFLDEDRGRFRPPSLRNVALTAPYMHDGSVATLEEVVAIYERGGRLVTAGPDAGDGRTNPNKSPLVNGFTLTVDERADLLAFLRALTDDTFLTDPSLGDPFAPAGAQELP; encoded by the coding sequence GTGCGCACCCTCGCGCTCATCGCCGCCGCGCTCGCGCTCGGGCCCGTCGGGTGCGGCGACGCGGGCTCGTCGACGCCCGACGGCGGCGACGGCGCGAGCCCGGTCGACGCCGCGCTCGACGCGGCGCCGCCGATGTGGCCGTTCGCGCTGCCCGCCGGCTTCCCGGTGCCACGCGTGCCGCCCGATCAGACGCTGACGCCGGCGCTGGCCGAGCTCGGCCGCTACCTGTTCTTCGACGTGCGCCTGTCGGGCAACGGCACCCAGGCGTGCGGCAGCTGTCACCTCCAGGCCCGAGCGTTCTCCGACGGCAAGGTCACCGCCAGCGGCTCGACCGGCGACCCGCTGCGCCGCAACTCGATGACGCTCACCAACGTCGCGTACAACCCGTCGTACACGTGGGCGAGCCCGGTGACCCGCACCCTCGAGGCCCAGGCGCCGATCCCGCTCTACGGCAAGCACCCGGTCGAGCTCGGCGTGGTCGGCCACGAGCTCGAGATCCTCGCGCGCCTCGCGGCAGACGCCGACTACCCCGCCCGGTTCGGGGCCGCGTTCCCCGGCGAGGCGGAGCCGATCTCGTGGCCGAACGTGATCCGGGCCCTGGCCGGGTTCCAGCGCCGGCTGATCTCCGGCGACGCGCCGGTCGATCGGTTCCGCCGCGGCCAGGGCGACGCGCTGAGCGCCTCGGCGCAGCGCGGCCAGGCGCTGTTCTTCAGCGAGGTCCTGGAGTGCCACCACTGCCACGGCGGCTTCAACTTCACGATCGCGGTCGACCACGCCGCGGTGCCGGTCCAGGAGAGCCACTTCTTCAACACCGGCCTCTACGCCGCGTACCCGGTCACCGACCAGGGCCTGTGGGAGTTCACGTTCCTCGACGAGGATCGCGGGCGGTTCCGGCCGCCGTCGCTGCGCAACGTCGCGCTGACCGCGCCGTACATGCACGACGGCAGCGTCGCCACGCTCGAGGAGGTGGTCGCGATCTACGAGCGCGGCGGCCGCCTCGTCACCGCCGGGCCCGACGCCGGCGACGGCCGCACCAACCCCAACAAGAGCCCGCTGGTGAACGGCTTCACGCTCACCGTCGACGAGCGCGCCGATCTGCTCGCGTTCCTCCGGGCCCTCACCGACGACACCTTCCTCACCGATCCCTCGCTCGGCGACCCGTTCGCGCCGGCCGGGGCCCAGGAGCTGCCATGA
- a CDS encoding OmpA family protein, whose amino-acid sequence MKRLTVVFMLLSGACVVRQSTHDKALTHIKEIEADLEASRRAAAADEARVRDLNATLERERGEREASARTKDEELARIRGEKETTVAELEELRRQRDAQEQRLAAYRELQQKFRALVDSGKLAIGFRNGQMVVKLPSSILFSSGSDKLSKAGETALADVTAILLEFKDRRFLVAGHTDNVPIKTRTFRNNWVLSTARAVAVLEFMIGAGMSPAAIAAAGYGAEDPVAPNDSEPDRELNRRIEIILVPNLSELPQLTTDQP is encoded by the coding sequence ATGAAGCGACTCACCGTAGTGTTCATGCTGCTGTCCGGGGCGTGCGTGGTGCGCCAGTCGACCCACGACAAGGCCCTGACGCACATCAAGGAGATCGAGGCCGACCTGGAGGCGTCGCGGCGCGCGGCCGCGGCCGACGAGGCGCGGGTGCGCGACCTCAACGCGACGCTCGAGCGCGAGCGCGGCGAGCGCGAGGCGTCGGCGCGCACCAAGGACGAGGAGCTGGCGCGCATCCGCGGCGAGAAGGAGACCACGGTGGCCGAGCTCGAGGAGCTGCGCCGCCAGCGCGATGCGCAGGAGCAACGCCTGGCCGCGTACCGCGAGCTGCAGCAGAAGTTCCGCGCGTTGGTCGACAGCGGCAAGCTGGCGATCGGGTTCCGCAACGGCCAGATGGTCGTGAAGCTGCCGTCGTCGATCTTGTTCTCGAGCGGCTCCGACAAGCTGTCGAAGGCCGGCGAGACCGCGCTGGCCGACGTCACCGCGATCTTGCTCGAGTTCAAGGATCGCCGGTTCCTGGTCGCCGGGCACACCGACAACGTGCCGATCAAGACGCGCACGTTCCGCAACAACTGGGTGCTGTCGACGGCGCGCGCGGTCGCGGTGCTCGAGTTCATGATCGGCGCCGGCATGTCCCCGGCGGCCATCGCCGCCGCCGGCTACGGCGCCGAGGATCCGGTCGCGCCGAACGACAGCGAGCCCGATCGCGAGCTCAACCGCCGCATCGAGATCATCCTGGTGCCGAACCTGTCGGAGCTGCCACAGCTCACGACCGATCAACCGTGA
- a CDS encoding ferredoxin--NADP reductase — protein sequence MSWLTQARRDVTMVARGLVGLTPSPLVARPPRAAARPVAGAARAVVIEAVTRETADAVSITLRDPSGAPLTFTPGQFFTIEATIAGERVRRAYSASSDPRDRDRATITVKRVAGGRMSTFLTEQARPGQALGLLGPSGDFALAPATAPRDVIAIAGGSGITPIMAITRAALADEPGARVTLIYGNRTRAAIIFADALADLAARYPGRLTIAHALDDVDGALTPATLAAHLDAAAPGAGAAYLLCGPDPMMALAQATLAERGVAADLIRAERFYAPARPSAPTAAQPVTIRRAGVVTRAIVRPGDTLLEAGLAAGVPLKLSCAMGGCGACAVTLVEGDVTMDEPNCLSAGERAGGKILACVARPTAPCTVEAPT from the coding sequence ATGAGCTGGCTCACCCAGGCGCGACGTGACGTGACGATGGTGGCGCGGGGGTTGGTGGGTCTGACGCCGTCGCCGCTGGTGGCGCGGCCGCCGCGGGCGGCGGCGCGGCCGGTGGCGGGCGCGGCGCGCGCGGTGGTGATCGAGGCGGTGACGCGCGAGACCGCGGACGCGGTGTCGATCACCCTGCGCGATCCGAGCGGCGCGCCGCTGACGTTCACGCCGGGGCAGTTCTTCACGATCGAGGCGACGATCGCGGGCGAGCGGGTGCGGCGCGCGTACTCGGCCAGCTCGGACCCGCGCGATCGCGACCGCGCGACCATCACGGTCAAGCGCGTGGCCGGCGGGCGCATGTCGACGTTCCTCACCGAGCAGGCGCGGCCGGGCCAGGCGCTGGGCCTGCTCGGGCCCTCGGGCGACTTCGCGCTGGCGCCGGCGACCGCGCCCCGCGACGTGATCGCGATCGCCGGCGGCAGCGGCATCACGCCGATCATGGCGATCACCCGCGCGGCCCTGGCCGACGAGCCCGGCGCGCGCGTGACGCTCATCTACGGCAACCGCACCCGCGCCGCGATCATCTTCGCCGACGCGCTGGCCGACCTGGCCGCGCGCTACCCCGGCCGGCTCACGATCGCGCACGCGCTCGACGACGTCGACGGCGCGCTGACCCCGGCCACCCTGGCCGCGCACCTCGACGCCGCCGCGCCCGGCGCCGGGGCCGCGTACCTCTTGTGCGGGCCCGATCCGATGATGGCGCTGGCGCAGGCGACCCTGGCCGAGCGGGGCGTCGCCGCCGACCTGATCCGGGCCGAGCGCTTCTACGCGCCGGCCCGCCCGAGCGCGCCGACCGCGGCGCAGCCGGTCACGATCCGCCGCGCCGGCGTCGTCACCCGCGCGATCGTCCGCCCGGGCGACACGCTGCTCGAGGCCGGGCTCGCCGCCGGTGTCCCGCTCAAGCTGTCGTGCGCGATGGGCGGCTGCGGCGCGTGCGCGGTCACGCTGGTCGAGGGCGACGTGACGATGGACGAGCCCAACTGCCTGTCCGCCGGCGAGCGCGCCGGCGGCAAGATCCTGGCGTGCGTCGCGCGCCCGACCGCGCCGTGCACCGTCGAGGCGCCGACGTGA
- a CDS encoding MerR family transcriptional regulator, translating to MKPAARTPRAARTPRAPRAGAARLRMKDLCAATGLSRQAIHFYIQQGLVAEGTKTGRNMAWYGPAHVERLQLIRRLQEERFLPLHAIRAMLTDDTTALPASQQSLLAEIAARLPAEVAGRHDRTVRFSDALTRHGVTPADGERLIELGLLPVRGSGDARELPVDSERLLTLWAQWRALGFTEARGFDPADLAIFTDVADRLVAVETKILLGRFGDLPAADAAPLLERALPLVHATVIHFHQAAVRAFFAAAELPTPTPRRPDAAV from the coding sequence GTGAAGCCGGCCGCGCGCACGCCCCGCGCCGCGCGCACCCCGCGCGCGCCCCGCGCCGGCGCCGCGCGCCTGCGCATGAAGGACCTGTGCGCCGCGACCGGCCTGTCGCGCCAGGCGATCCACTTCTACATCCAGCAGGGCCTCGTCGCCGAGGGCACCAAGACCGGCCGCAACATGGCCTGGTACGGGCCGGCCCACGTCGAGCGGTTGCAGCTGATCCGCCGGCTGCAGGAGGAGCGGTTCCTGCCGCTCCACGCGATCCGGGCGATGCTGACCGACGACACCACGGCGCTGCCGGCCAGCCAGCAGAGCCTGCTGGCCGAGATCGCCGCGCGCCTGCCGGCCGAGGTCGCCGGCCGCCACGATCGCACCGTCCGCTTTTCGGACGCGCTGACCCGGCACGGCGTGACGCCCGCCGACGGCGAGCGGCTGATCGAGCTGGGCCTCCTGCCGGTGCGCGGCAGCGGCGACGCGCGCGAGCTCCCGGTCGACAGCGAGCGGCTGCTGACCCTGTGGGCGCAGTGGCGCGCGCTCGGCTTCACCGAGGCCCGCGGGTTCGACCCGGCCGATCTGGCGATCTTCACCGACGTGGCCGACCGCCTGGTCGCGGTCGAGACCAAGATCCTGCTGGGCCGGTTCGGCGACCTCCCCGCGGCCGACGCCGCGCCCCTGCTCGAGCGCGCGCTGCCGCTGGTCCACGCCACGGTCATCCACTTCCACCAGGCCGCGGTGCGCGCGTTCTTCGCCGCCGCGGAGCTGCCCACGCCCACGCCTCGGAGGCCCGATGCTGCCGTCTAG
- a CDS encoding ferritin-like domain-containing protein, producing the protein MLPSSLLAKLPKRVKDTVDRYVEIVDVFRAIHDPRVARALGPPGVRGLIFQRGKQGTPTTFPASHSAYFDWTYPADHGDMRDLYERAKAGQWDGATLLPWHTSVDPEDPTVPMLPERFVDFSRLEAHGIRLDARERQRFLASMVGWMLSQFLHGEQGALMAAAQVTEAVQFFDGKLYGATQVVDEARHVEVFHRYLDTKLEKVYQINDNLFVIIDALMSDSRWDMKFLGMQIMVEGLALGAFGTLYKITKEPLLRHLLKMVIQDEARHVHYGVLALREHITKHLDERERREREDWSFEVALLMRNRFMGYEVYEEWFAGALPRSAWREFIMAAPGMEEFRHVMFSRLVPNLREIGLLSPRIARRYDEVGLLKYAGGLSADQLTGDAMLAELDGGGGAIAAATAA; encoded by the coding sequence ATGCTGCCGTCTAGCCTGCTCGCCAAGTTGCCCAAGCGCGTCAAGGACACCGTCGATCGCTACGTCGAGATCGTCGACGTGTTCCGCGCCATCCACGACCCGCGGGTCGCGCGCGCGCTGGGCCCGCCGGGCGTGCGCGGGCTGATCTTCCAGCGCGGCAAGCAGGGCACGCCGACGACGTTCCCGGCCAGCCACAGCGCCTACTTCGACTGGACCTACCCGGCCGACCACGGCGACATGCGCGACCTGTACGAGCGCGCCAAGGCCGGCCAGTGGGACGGCGCCACGCTCCTGCCGTGGCACACGTCGGTCGATCCCGAGGACCCGACCGTGCCGATGCTGCCCGAGCGCTTCGTCGACTTCTCGCGCCTCGAGGCCCACGGCATCCGCCTCGACGCGCGCGAGCGCCAGCGCTTCCTCGCCAGCATGGTCGGCTGGATGCTGTCGCAGTTCCTGCACGGCGAGCAGGGCGCGCTGATGGCGGCGGCCCAGGTCACCGAGGCCGTCCAGTTCTTCGACGGCAAGCTCTACGGCGCGACCCAGGTCGTCGACGAGGCCCGCCACGTCGAGGTCTTCCACCGCTACCTCGACACCAAGCTCGAGAAGGTCTACCAGATCAACGACAACCTGTTCGTGATCATCGACGCGCTGATGAGCGACAGCCGCTGGGACATGAAGTTCCTCGGCATGCAGATCATGGTCGAGGGCCTGGCCCTCGGCGCGTTCGGCACGCTCTACAAGATCACCAAGGAGCCGCTCCTGCGGCACCTGCTCAAGATGGTCATCCAGGACGAGGCCCGCCACGTCCACTACGGCGTGCTGGCGCTGCGCGAGCACATCACCAAGCACCTCGACGAGCGCGAGCGCCGCGAGCGCGAGGACTGGAGCTTCGAGGTCGCGCTCTTGATGCGCAACCGCTTCATGGGCTACGAGGTCTACGAGGAGTGGTTCGCGGGCGCGCTGCCGCGGTCGGCGTGGCGCGAGTTCATCATGGCCGCGCCGGGCATGGAGGAGTTCCGCCACGTCATGTTCTCGCGGCTGGTGCCGAACCTGCGCGAGATCGGCCTCTTGTCGCCGCGGATCGCGCGGCGCTACGACGAGGTCGGGCTGTTGAAGTACGCCGGCGGGCTGTCCGCCGACCAGCTCACCGGCGACGCGATGCTCGCAGAGCTCGACGGCGGCGGCGGCGCGATCGCCGCGGCGACGGCCGCCTGA
- a CDS encoding ester cyclase, with translation MKLSTVAIALTAALALTGCKKKPADDHAAPPTTATGSGTAAGTATPPTPTPVTGEALARIYLAGWDAWNAGDKAKFGAMYAKDAVSHWPDNPTPERRGGPAIVDEAFHFRAGFPDARSTAQLVLVNGRTVAGVWLTTGTNTGAMPSPMGEMPPTGKKIGQLLFHMVTFDDANQIADEWFIMDGNTMMNQLGMSPQPGRPIIEQGAATPVIVASSGAALEQGNLVAAQKGNDDFNKRDLAALTEGWTDDAIESDQASPADTVGKAKIAAGTKMFMDAFSDGKITPISLWAAGDYVVGVSTFTGTNDGDMGPMKKTGKPVKLTVAEISKLDGGKVKQLWRFFDSTAMAIQMGMMAPPPGAPPATK, from the coding sequence ATGAAGCTCTCGACTGTTGCGATCGCGCTGACGGCGGCCCTGGCGCTGACCGGCTGCAAGAAGAAGCCCGCCGACGACCACGCGGCCCCGCCCACGACCGCCACCGGCAGCGGCACCGCCGCCGGGACCGCGACGCCGCCGACGCCGACGCCGGTCACCGGCGAGGCGCTGGCCAGGATCTACCTGGCCGGCTGGGACGCGTGGAACGCCGGGGACAAGGCGAAGTTCGGCGCGATGTACGCCAAGGACGCGGTCAGCCACTGGCCCGACAACCCGACGCCCGAGCGCCGCGGCGGCCCCGCCATCGTCGACGAGGCGTTCCACTTCCGGGCCGGCTTCCCCGACGCCAGGTCGACCGCGCAGCTGGTGCTGGTCAACGGCCGCACGGTCGCGGGCGTCTGGCTGACGACCGGCACCAACACCGGCGCGATGCCGTCGCCGATGGGCGAGATGCCGCCGACCGGCAAGAAGATCGGCCAGCTCCTGTTCCACATGGTCACGTTCGACGACGCCAACCAGATCGCCGACGAGTGGTTCATCATGGACGGCAACACGATGATGAACCAGCTCGGCATGTCGCCGCAGCCGGGCCGCCCGATCATCGAGCAGGGCGCGGCCACGCCGGTGATCGTGGCGTCGTCAGGCGCCGCGCTCGAGCAGGGCAACCTGGTGGCCGCGCAGAAGGGCAACGACGACTTCAACAAGCGCGACCTCGCGGCGCTGACCGAGGGCTGGACCGACGACGCGATCGAGAGCGACCAGGCGTCGCCCGCGGACACCGTCGGCAAGGCCAAGATCGCCGCGGGCACCAAGATGTTCATGGACGCGTTCTCCGACGGCAAGATCACGCCGATCTCGCTGTGGGCCGCGGGCGACTACGTCGTCGGCGTGTCGACCTTCACCGGCACCAACGACGGCGACATGGGCCCGATGAAGAAGACCGGCAAGCCGGTCAAGCTCACCGTCGCCGAGATCTCCAAGCTCGACGGCGGCAAGGTGAAGCAGCTGTGGCGCTTCTTCGACTCCACCGCGATGGCGATCCAGATGGGCATGATGGCGCCGCCACCGGGGGCGCCGCCGGCGACCAAGTAG
- a CDS encoding DUF1801 domain-containing protein has protein sequence MKRTTAKPTARRTSATAAKPAAKAKPAAKAKPAAKAKPAAKAKPAAKAKPKPKPAAKAKPAAKKPAPRTDLGKPIDGFFARQAAVLQPIARALRALVEAVAPDATSSIKWGMPFFMIGDSIVCAIGAHKAHVNLILSGPPGTFADPGGLLSGDGKTGRHLKLTATDTIPAAAVRGWIETAAARARLG, from the coding sequence GTGAAGCGCACCACCGCGAAGCCGACCGCGCGCCGTACGTCGGCCACCGCCGCCAAGCCCGCCGCCAAGGCCAAGCCCGCCGCCAAGGCCAAGCCCGCCGCCAAGGCCAAGCCCGCCGCCAAGGCCAAGCCCGCCGCCAAGGCCAAGCCCAAGCCCAAGCCCGCCGCCAAGGCCAAGCCCGCCGCCAAGAAGCCCGCGCCGCGCACCGATCTCGGCAAGCCGATCGACGGCTTCTTCGCGCGCCAGGCCGCGGTGCTTCAGCCGATCGCGCGCGCGCTGCGCGCGCTGGTCGAGGCGGTCGCGCCCGACGCCACCTCGTCGATCAAGTGGGGCATGCCGTTCTTCATGATCGGCGACTCGATCGTGTGCGCGATCGGCGCGCACAAGGCCCACGTCAACCTGATCCTCTCGGGCCCGCCCGGCACCTTCGCCGATCCTGGCGGCCTCCTGTCCGGTGACGGCAAGACCGGCCGCCACCTCAAGCTGACCGCGACCGACACGATCCCGGCCGCCGCGGTCCGCGGCTGGATCGAGACCGCCGCCGCCCGCGCCCGCCTGGGCTGA
- a CDS encoding PEGA domain-containing protein, whose amino-acid sequence MSLPRLASVVLLLLAGLAAPARAGSLALIVAGEPAKQPVIETTLGPWLSARGYQVQIGVADESVGAKLVDCFVLTDQGCAEPAVAKLSYDSTLFVMVEVHHDTKAQTDEIKLTGWLYGANGKAIVAQSVFCRACRNDTLGPTAEDLAEALFAVQGQGTGIVKITSTPPGAKVLIDGATAGATPWEQGLRTGPHTVTLELPGHRTQTLPIEIKKDETVPVDVAMVPDRGGGGGGKRDPLWLGVAGAGVAALVGGAVLVALDEDPVPTQQFYFDSAPGGFALIGVGAVAVAAGTYLYLRSGKPRARAATAWVVPSGGAGVGLAGSF is encoded by the coding sequence ATGAGCCTGCCCCGCCTAGCCTCCGTCGTGCTGTTGCTCCTCGCCGGTCTGGCCGCGCCCGCGCGCGCCGGCTCGCTGGCCCTGATCGTCGCCGGCGAGCCCGCCAAGCAGCCGGTCATCGAGACCACGCTGGGGCCGTGGCTGAGCGCGCGCGGCTACCAGGTGCAGATCGGCGTCGCCGACGAGTCGGTCGGCGCCAAGCTGGTCGACTGCTTCGTCCTGACCGACCAGGGCTGCGCGGAACCGGCGGTGGCCAAGCTCAGCTACGACAGCACGCTGTTCGTGATGGTCGAGGTCCACCACGACACCAAGGCCCAGACCGACGAGATCAAGCTGACCGGCTGGCTCTACGGCGCCAACGGCAAGGCCATCGTCGCGCAGAGCGTGTTCTGCCGGGCCTGCCGCAACGACACGCTCGGGCCCACCGCCGAGGATCTGGCCGAGGCGTTGTTCGCGGTCCAGGGCCAGGGCACCGGCATCGTCAAGATCACGTCGACGCCGCCGGGCGCCAAGGTGTTGATCGACGGCGCCACCGCGGGCGCCACGCCCTGGGAGCAGGGCCTGCGCACCGGCCCGCACACCGTCACCCTCGAGCTGCCCGGCCACCGTACCCAGACCCTGCCGATCGAGATCAAGAAGGACGAGACCGTGCCGGTCGACGTCGCGATGGTGCCCGACCGCGGCGGCGGCGGCGGCGGCAAGCGCGACCCGTTGTGGCTCGGCGTCGCGGGCGCGGGCGTGGCCGCGCTCGTCGGCGGCGCGGTCCTGGTCGCGCTCGACGAGGATCCGGTCCCGACCCAGCAGTTCTACTTCGACAGCGCCCCCGGCGGCTTCGCGCTGATCGGCGTCGGCGCGGTCGCGGTCGCGGCCGGCACCTACCTGTACCTGCGCAGCGGCAAGCCCCGCGCGCGCGCCGCCACCGCGTGGGTCGTCCCCAGCGGCGGCGCCGGCGTCGGCCTCGCCGGTTCGTTCTAG